In the genome of Arabidopsis thaliana chromosome 4, partial sequence, the window TAGGTCGCATAACATCGCTTCTATCCCTTGTAACCCTAGTTTTTTTGGAAGCAAGTTATCATCAAACTGTCTATTTTTAgtatgatgaagaagagaaacatagTAGATCTTTCTGAAAATTTGGTAGTGGATATACTCTCTAGGGTTCCGGTATCTTTGGGCTGGCCCTGAGCAcagcaaaataaaacatttgctGTGGGccatttttgaaacaaaaaatttcatatgtataattcaaaaaaacaaaaattaagtGGCCCATTTTATACTTTgagtttcataaaaaaaaaacataaagccCAAAGTAATTTTTTTCCCTAATAAATCCAACTCCACGAGGCTTCATCTTTCTCTGCTCCATTACACAACACAAACCCTTTCATCATCGCTTTCTAATCTTCAAGACTCCAACGACACGGCGACATCACCATGACAAGTATATCtgattctttttaaaaaatatctgTTACTTGTAGAATTTGAGTTTATGTTAAAGTTACAGTAGAATTTGACAGAAAAATAGTTCTTCCTATATTTATCTGATTGTTTCGGATTAAAAATTTCAGGGGTTCCAATTCGAAAATCAAATTGTAAATCCGGAGCCCAAAAagcaagagagagaagaaaagaagagacaaaatgACGAAGTCTTTGGCTGATTCTATGTTGAGGTATGTGAAAAGATCAACACCTCTCAAACCAAATGAGAATCCTACGAGTGTTGAGAATGACAAAGCAGAAGAAATTTGTGAAGATACTGATGTGAATATGAATACCATACCAGAATGTGTTTACAGTGGAGAAAAAGATGAGCTTTTGGAAATTACGGATCCAGCAAACtggaaaaatattgatagGGAATTAAGAGATTTTCTAGTCGAAAAAGGTCCTATGAAAAGGGTACATGAGAAGTATGCTTTCCCGAAAACTGCTGGTATTAGAAGACATTTTTCTCACAGGTATtacaaaagagagatgaaAAATGGAGATAAGCAAGACAGAAATTGGTTATTATACTCAAAAGTATCGGATAAGGTTTATTGCTTTTGCTGCAAGTTATTTGGTCGAGACCAAGACGCGATGCAGTTGTCAAGCACCGGGTTTAATGATTGGAGGAATATCAGGATAAGACTTAGCCAACATGAGACTAGTCATCGTCATATTGTTTGCATGAGTAAGTGGATGGAACTAGAGTTGAGACTACGAAAGCATCTGACCATTGATAAGTGTCTTCAAAAAGACATTAACATAGAGAAAAACCATTGGAGAGAAGTTCTGTTGAGAATATTTTCATTGGTAAAAAACCTTGCAAAACAGAATTTGGCTTTCCGTGGAGAAAATGAGAAGATTGGTCAGAAAAACAATGGTAACTTTCGAGTTTTATTGAATCGTTCGGCGACTTTGATCCAGTCATACGAGAGCATATCAGACGAGTTAAAGAAGGTGAAACTCACTATTATTGGCTAAGccataaaatccaaaatgagTTGATTGTTATGTTAGGATCTCAGGTCCAACTTAtgattattaagaaaattcaAGAGGCGAAATACTTTTCTGTTATTCTCGACTGCACTCCGGATAAGAGTCATAAAGAACAGATGAGTCTCATTATCAGATGTGTGGATGTCTCCATGGCTTCGACACAAGTTTCAGAATTTTTTCTAACGTTTGTTGAAGTTTCAGATAAATCCGGGGAAGGACTCTTTGAGCTACTTTGTGATACTTTGGTTGCTCTCAATTTGAATATTAATGATGTGAGAGGGCAAGGCTATGATAATGGATGCAATATGAAAGGGAAACACAAAGGAGTACAAAAAAAGTTGCTTGATATCAATTCAAGAGCGTTTTATACGCCGTGTGGTTGCCATAGTCTTAACTTGCCAAGTCATCTAAAAAAGCGATTGAATTCTTTGGAATCATTCAGCGGATTTACTGCTTGTTTTCATCATCTACAACAAGGTGGAAACTTTTTAAAGAGATGGTTGGAGGTCTCACACTAAAGCCATTATCTGAGACTCGTTGGGAAAGTCGCGTTGAAAGTGTTCGGGCCATTCGATTTCAGGCCTAAAAATAAGAGATGCATTGGACTACTTGGCTGAAAATTGTGATGACCCGAAAGCTCGCAGCGATGCAGACTGCCTTGCTACAAGTGAGACACACAGAATTGGTGGATTTGAGTTCTTGTTTGGTATGGTTATTTGGTACAATCTTCTTTTTACCATGAACACAGTAAGTAAGGCGCTACAGTCAGAGAATATTGATATTGAACTTGCTCTTGTTCAACTGAAAGGGTTAGTCTCTTATCTACAAAATTACAGAGAAACTGGTTTTCAAGAAGCTAAAGCAGAAGCTACATTAATTGCTGAATCTATGGATATCGAACCAAAATTTCCTGTGAAAAGAAAGCGCATCATTAAAAGGAAAAGGCATTTTGATGAAGAGATGGAGAATGATGTTGAAACTGAATTGCTTAGCGAGGAAGAGAATTTTAAAGTcgatttttttccttagaaTCCTAGATCAAGCTATAGTATCTGCAGGTGAGGTTTGAGCAATTTGAAGAGTATGGAagaatttttagatttttgtttgatctaaGGAAGCTCAAATCTGCAAGTGATGATGGCTTAAAGGCAGCATGTATAAACCTTGAAACTTCTCTTAAACATGGAGATAGTTCAGACGTTGATGGGAATCATTTATTCTTAGAGCtgaaagttttaaaagaaCTTTTACCGACCGAGATCACGAAAGCTATTGAAGTgttaaactttttgaaaaagtttgaagGTTGTTATCCAAATACATGGATTGCGTTTAGAGTGATGCTAACAGTTCCAGTTTCAGTCGCCTCAGCCGAAAGAAGTTTTTCCAAGCTAAAGTTGATAAAGTCATACTCACGATCAACAATGTcagaagagagattgaatGCCTTGGCGATATTGTCAATTGAAAGAGATTTAGTTGGAGAGCTCGACTATATAAGTTTGATGAACGACTTTGCGGCAAAAACTGCAAGAAGATCTATTTTCGAAATCcgagatgatgatgagtagCAAGTGTAGTTTCagtttttagaaaaacttGTGTTTCATTTACGGTTTATCATTGGTTTTGTACTTTTTGTTTAGTATGGTAATGAAAATTTTTGGCCCTCATTTTGGATTTTGCTCTAGCCCTTCTAATCTCAGGGCCGGCCCTGATCTTTGGTACGATTACAATCTACATCCAAAAGATGGAATATTCTGATTAAATTTGAGAGATTTGCTAAGAAGCACTTTACTAATGCACCAAGACACTTTCTGATTATCATGTCGATTTAgatgttataaaataaaataaaaataaaaatcacttATAATGGACTTCATAACCTTTATTATCGTTGCACACAAAAATCGAACATCTTTTAGGAACTGGATTCGCTAGAAAGACTTTGTTCGCCAAAAGAACATGATTCACTAAGAGAACTTGGTTTGCTAGAGTATGACATAAAAGTATCATGATAATAGGGATATGCATAGACATGTAATtatgaacaaacaaatatcTCTAACCAAAAATACGATTTAACCACATAACCAATACACTATATGTATTGATATGAAATTACTTATCACCTCAACATCGACAAAACTTTCCACTACTCCCTCAACGGACCATGaatgtaagaaataaaaaggttAACATTTTCAGTGTTTGTTTCGTTTTTACGGAAAGTCACAGTTTTACCTGATAAAAATAGTAACTGTCAATCTaagtttctaatttaatttctatagttaaaataattgacacaaatattagttttcctttttttttattttattatatcactacaaaattttgagtgtCTAAAGCTCTCAtataatgattattattattattattatttctttttattctatttcatttttcattatgAATAATCACACAATTAGTTTATACAAACATTAATAATGTCgcatcattttattataaaactttttttgttttaatatattgataaatatattttatacaataGGATTATAAATGCAAGAGAAATTTTTAGTATCTTCAATTtacacatatattttttattacaaatacTTAAgtaatattatcatttttagatttcttttttttctaaatgtaCAAATAATATGTCAAGCTCGTGTAAAAAAGTTAGTTTCAAAGATGTgaataaatttcataaatatatcaatGGAAATTACttaaattaagaagaaattatGTTTGAATTGTGTATAGGCCACAAATAATTATGTCATCCTTCACTTGTTAGTGTCAAAGAGAACATTAAATCTCTTAAATGTATTGATGGAAATTACTtgttttatgaatttgttttgtttgacttgTATATGGTTCAAAGAAATATTTACTATTCTACTAAAGTATTCAGGTTTGAAGGGATTTAAGGAAACATAATTACTatctataatttattatttgcttAACCCCTAGCTGGGTgtacaactatatatatgtgtatactCTACTCTAATGAATCATTGAgacatattatatatgtaggGAGAAGGTGATTATCCCAAatgatttcttaaaaaaattcttcaactACTATATCTCAATAATAATTGTattcatataacaaaaactaatgattgattaaaaaaaaaataactaatgatttcatttctctattttgtaggttgatgaaaatgaaattggGATATTCACTTCCAGTGATGTGCATGATTTTGTTCTGCTATATTCTATGTTGTAGCCTTTTGATGAGTCATTGTCATGGCGTTGTAGAAGCAGCAAAGGCATTAAAAAGCAATGAAGATCTTGAAATAGAGCAAAAACTTGAGCTTATCAACAAACATACGGTTAAAATCATAAAGGTTTATCCTCTTACCATATTATAGAATAATTGAATGTGTTTAAATATGTATAACATTAGAATCTTTATCGTAAGTATATGATCCTAAAGTATCCTTGGATGTGTATAGTATAAACACGATTTTAGTTATGAAATCATGCGTGAAACACTTAGTATTTATtatgaaaacatataatatattttcttatttatgaaTCCACAGTGTACTAATGGTGAACGATATGGGTGTGTGGATTTCTACAAACAACCAGGACTTGACCACTCATTGATGAAGAACCACACATTTCACCATAAGGTATATTGCAGtaataatatgaattttcttatttagaGTATTTAAACTCtatgtaaaaacaaataaagggAAAGTAATTAAGAAATTGGCAATATAGTGactaaaatatgttttgtatcATATGATAAGTTAGAActctatataacaaaataacatacaTAAAGAAATCAAGCTTTCTCgtaatttttaatatgataatatatCAGATCATTGCCATTATTCTTTATTAcaattattcatatatattgacATTTGGTAAATTTCACTCTAATAATGTAACTACcttaattttaacaaaagtgGATAGTAGATACACATATAATGacaaatttttcttattattcttaatataaattataagtaATTAAAATCCTAAATGGTACGTATTTTGATTAGAATGAGAGTAATATTTCAATAAGTTACTTTGAGAAaattaagtttataaaaatattatttttgtttgactaatttatatatgattctgATGTGCAGATGCGTTTGATGTCATACCCCGAAggatcaaaaattaaaaaacagacacatattaacaaaacatttgGTCACTTTTGGAAGAATGGCGTAGGTCGTCCTATTGGTACAGTTCCTATACTTTTAGTCAGCAAAGAAGCtcttttgaaaatgaaatctttTGATGGTGATAATTCTAATCCCCAAAGTTCGTGGAGTAAAACCTATAAACCTACGTCTTCTAATGGAGGTCATCATGTAAGTGCTTTCTTATAGCATTTATTTTTCGagtaaaaaatttcaaacatatAGTATATAATCGAACGTCGCAATAATGAGATTGATAGAATGGTTTGAAACTATAGAGTATTGATGAATATGTTTGCACAtaattcttaattaaaaaaaaaattacaatccTCTCTTTGATGagatgaataaaaatatatttaaatagaTTAGAGCTTTAAACaagtaaataatatatatctttatttgAAACACGGGAATGttttaattacaattttgtgcattgtaaatatatttatggtGGATGAAATATTAGAAAACATATGTAATTGTATATTGTAATTCATCATTTAATATTATCTATTAtctaatataattatatttgaatatatcaaatataatgGTTTCTATTAGCTCTAATTActtatactaatttataagaaattgaTTCTAATTTCTGAGCACATTACAATATATCCATATAGCAATGTTAGTTTATGTACCATTGTATTCAGTTTGCTGTGGTGCGTACTACGAAAGGAAAACCAAGGAGATATAATGGAGTGGCTATGAACATTAATTCATTCAATCCTCCAGTTGGACCTATGGAATTCAGTGCTGGTCGGATGCATTTTCAAATTGGAAATGAATTCGTCCAAGTTGGTTGGACCGTAAGTAAATTTATTTAGATCCGTTTATGTACTAAGGTGTATCCTTTTTCTATTAGTAATGTATATGAACTATATTTTCTATCTATTTTAGGTACACCCACAATTATATCACGACTTCAACTCACGGCTGTTCATATATACTAATGTAAGCATGCTGGATCtcgttttaatattttaataccatatatatgaattatacATGATTGACAAATCAATGATTTATACTCAAAATGTTATATGGTTGGATTCAGTCAGGAGGACATGGGTGTTATAATCCCTTATGTCCGGTCGGATCCGGAATAATACTAGTCAGTCATGAAGTTACTCCTGGTTTACTTACCAAGCACAACGATTTCGAACTCTCCATAATTAAGGTCagtttttttccaaaaactaTTAAAGACATAACTCTGTGTGTTTTAGGTATTTTTAAGTATAGTATGGATATGTAgtgttagtgtttttttggtgagatCTAGTGTTAGGGTACTTGTATTccattcaatatatatatcttactttttactttttcatattaGATATTGCAAAAACATTTgcataaaaataattaaacattgataaaaatagttattaaaattaattgtaAGCTTTTTGTCTATAATCTTTGCCTTTTCtatatggattttttttttttttttgaaatccatGAGGTTCTGGGCCGAAACCCATAATCTTCTCAGACCCAAAGCCAAATCATTTAACATTAGTTTCGTCCCAAACGTCACTCGAATCGGCGACCTCTAAGTTTCGCCTAGggtctttaccaattgagctaacgaTACTTGGTTTTCTATATGGATTTTGTTGAGTACAGGACAAAATATACGGGCATTGGTGGCTTTTGATGGGTAACAGTAGCAGCTCAACTTGGAAAGAAATTGGGTTCTGGCCAACACATAGGTTCAAAGAAAGTTTTGGTACAGGTGTCGAATGGGGTGGTGAAGTCTATAGCCCTGCGTCTACAAGTCCTCCTATGGGTAATAGTCATTTTCCGAAGGGGAGCCCCAAAATAGACTCATATGTCCGTTTGATCACGACTTGGGACGAAAATTATGGTTTGGACATGGTTGTGAAAAACACAGAGAGATTTTCAAACAGTTGTTATAAAGTGAAAGATGCACAGAGTCGTTTTGGCCAGATGTAGGTCATCTTATCGTTTATGGAGGCCCCAGGTGTACATAAACTTTGTTAGTGCGTAGCATTATTCCAAAATTGTAGTATCTGAAAATGTTCAAAATAAATCAAGAGAATTACGTTCTTactatgaataaaaatatataagaaaaacgtaaagaaatttaaagaacatctttatattctttttttgttatcttgttTGACTTGGTTagaaaggagaagacaaaagaaCTATTTATATgttccaaattttaaaaacatctTACTTATTACATCATATATCATTAGAAAATTCCACTACATTACcttaaagatatataatattttctatagaGATATAGTTCTAGACAAACTTTACTTGGTGTGTTAACACTCTTAAGTTTTTCTAGAACTTAGACTTAGTTAATTTTGAGTTTGGTCCAATAATTAAACTCTTGATCATGATCCCGTGATTAAACTTAACCCAAAGTCAAGTTTGATCTCACTACCGGATTATTTGAGGtgaatcaaaatataacaatataCCATGTAATTGGTAggcaaaataaccaaaatttgaaaaatcaatcCGAACCGaaataaatggttttatttggttatggttttttcttaaaactcaTTTggttatcatttttcttaagtttttggtttaggtttggtttggttaaaaaccaaatgatttttttttgtttttgattaaaattaagaataaccatatatactaatatattgTCCAATTTATATTATGATTAGAGTATCATtggattttttctttactagACTTATATACAGTGATCTCTTAGTAATATCTGATTattcttatattatttttattctacgtttcattttatttatgcaTCAAacttatactttttttttgtaaaatacatGGAATAACCTTAAAACCCGtacccaaaccaaaaccaaaccaaaccaagatacatatagttttttatatgatttcaatttttacaaaactgaaaacccGTCATAAATTGTAAAACCGAACCATAACCAAACTTAATTACATACGGTTTCTTTATGGTTTCAAGTTTtttgtaaaaccaaaaaaaacaaactgaaacTAAACTGAAAAACTGCACGCCCACCCTAAtactatatttaaaaataaatctcaattaaaatcaaaaattaaagaaattaaagaaacaaaatacttATGATTTTAAGGAAAATCTaagaataattatttttatttattattttcatttgtcatTCTGAATAATCACACAATTAGTTTTATACAAACATTGATTATGTCacatcattttatttatagtacatttttcttattttaatttatttataaatataatttatacaatAGGATTATAAAtgcaagagaaaaaaatactatcTTCAATTTACACATAGAAATGTATTACAAatacttaaaataaatttcttattttcagattttttttagagGAAAAGTTACAAATATTATGCCAAGCTTGTGTTAAGAAGTTAGCATTAAAGATATGAATAAATGTCATCAATATATCGATGtaaatttaagaagaaattatGTTTGACTTGTATGGTCCACAAATAATTATGTCATCTTTGACTTGTGCATGgtcaaaaataacaataaatctCTTAAAAGCATTCATGGAAATTAGTAATTACTTAgtttaagaagaaattttgtttgacttcTGTATGgttcaaagatatatatactatatttaGGTTTGAAGGAATTTAAGGAAACGTATatgtattaattattttttctaaccCTTAGCTAGGTGTATATTCTACTCTAGTGAATCATTCAGAAATATTACATTTCTTGTGAGAAGGTGATTATCCCAAATGacttcttcaaatctttctcCTATTACTATATCTCAATAATAactgtatatatagaagaaaaactaattatcaaatttctcTAGTTCACAGgttaatgaaaatgaaattggGGTGTGCACTTCCAATGACGTGCATGATTTTGGCATGCTATATTATTTGTGGGAGCCTTCTAATGAGTCATTGCCATGGTGTtataaaagaagcaaagacaTTAAAAAGTAATGAAGATCTTGAAATAGAGCACAAACTTAAGCTTATCAACAAACCTGCATTTAAAATCGTAAAGGTTTATCCTCTCACCATGTTATAGAATAATtgaatgtgtttatatatatataacattaaaTTACCTATCCTAAGTATTCTAGGATTTGTATAATAGAAAGACGATGAAATTTATGAAATCatgcaaaaaataatatattttcttatatatgaaTTCACAGACTATTAATGGTGAACGATATGGGTGTGTGGATTTCTACAAACAACCAGGACTTGACCACTCATCCATGAAGAACCACACATTTCACCATAAGGTATTGCAttggtaatatattttttcttgatatttagAAGATTTCAACTCTATTTAGAATAGATGGTAATTAAGTATTGGCAATATTGTGACAATTAAGATAggattattttcttgttttattaattattaatagaaaagtaatttttttttgtgtccaCTGGATTGGAGATTAGAATTTAAGTTTAGgatttaattagtttggtttcccataattgttaaaaataaagataaaatccaaatgtatatatatatatatatatatatatatatattggataaACATATAATgaccaaattttctttttatatttaatatgaAGTATAGATAATCATATACACTATTTTGATTAGAAAGAgccatattttttaaaaaaatcacttttgagttttaatttacctttttatagtttaatttaagAAGAGtactttaataaaatttaattttggaatggctaattaataatttatattggATTTTGATGTGGAGATGCGTATGTCATACTCTGAAGgatcaaaaatgaaaagaaagacaCATAGAAACACAACATTTGGCCACTTTTGGGAGAATGGCGTAGGTTGTCCCATTGGTACCGTTCCTATACCTCGAGTCACTAAAGACGCTCTTTTGAGAATGAAATCCTTCGATAGCGATAATTCTAATCCGCAAAGTTCGTGGAGCAAAACCTATAAACCTGCATCTTCTATTGACGATCATCATGTAAGTGCTTTCTTTAAATTGTTATCTTACGAGTAAGAAATGTTAAACATATATTACTGAACTTCGCAATAACAAGATTGGTGGAATAGCTGAAATTATAGATGACTATGTTAGcacataattattaatttaaacaatgattaaaatattctttttaatttgatgaatacaaaaatatttaagtagtttttttatgttaataataCATAGCTTTATTACAAACACgtgaaatttttgattaatatttcATGGCGAGTATATATATGGTGGATGATATACTAGGAAACATAAGTAATTGTATATTGTAttcataatttaatattatctaTTAACTCATACAGTTATATTTCgatacatgaaaaatattggTTTCTATTAACTCAAATTACTCATACCAATTTATAAGATATTGATTCTAATTTTTCAGCATTACAATTTAGCCATATCAGAATGTTAGTTTTCTCAACCATTGTATTCACTATTCAGTTTGCTGTGGTGCGAACTACTAAAGGAACTAGGAGTTACAATGGTGCATCTATGAATATTAATACATTCACTCCTTCAGTTGGACCTATGCAATTCAGCGCTTCTCGGATGCATTTTCAAATTGGAAATGAATTCATCCAAGTTGGTTGGATCGTAAGTCAATATTAATTTAGATccactatttttttatacttgATGTATTATagtaaatcttttttctattattaatgtatatgaatcatattttctattcATTTTAGGTACACCCACAATTATACCATGACTTCAACTCTCGGATATTCGTATTTACAAAAGTAAGTGGGCtagttcttgtttttatataatttaattataccatatatatacacgatGTATGCATAATTGATAAACCAATGACTTATGGTCGCATATTATATGGTTGAATTCAGTCGGGAGGAAATGCGTGTTATAATCTCTTCTGTCCTGACGGATCCGGAATGATACTAGTTCGTCAAGACTTAACTCCTGGTCTACTTGCCGAGCAAAAAAGTATTGACTTCGCCATAATGAAGGTCAGTTCTTTTCCAACTAGTATACCCATAACTTTGTATATTTCGGGTATTCAAGAACGTTTGAGTATATGATATGTCTAGTAATATCAATATGTAGATGCATGCAAATATGAATATGGATATGGGTAAAGAAAATTTAGTGTTAGGGTATTTGTATCCCATCCAACATATATAACTAACTTTCATTTAttcatattagatttttaaaagaatacaTAAATTAAATCCAGTGAAGATTTTGTCAATTATAGTTTAACAAAAATGAGATCATGTATGGGTTCTCGTGGTTCtcctagtttttatttttgttgatatttaaAGTTTGAGTACAGGACAAAATCAACGGGAATTGGTGGTTGTTGATG includes:
- a CDS encoding TTF-type zinc finger protein with HAT dimerization domain-containing protein (TTF-type zinc finger protein with HAT dimerisation domain; FUNCTIONS IN: protein dimerization activity; INVOLVED IN: biological_process unknown; LOCATED IN: cellular_component unknown; CONTAINS InterPro DOMAIN/s: HAT dimerisation (InterPro:IPR008906), Zinc finger, TTF-type (InterPro:IPR006580); BEST Arabidopsis thaliana protein match is: hAT dimerisation domain-containing protein / transposase-related (TAIR:AT2G16040.1); Has 986 Blast hits to 895 proteins in 48 species: Archae - 0; Bacteria - 2; Metazoa - 584; Fungi - 0; Plants - 391; Viruses - 0; Other Eukaryotes - 9 (source: NCBI BLink).), which gives rise to MTKSLADSMLRYVKRSTPLKPNENPTSVENDKAEEICEDTDVNMNTIPECVYSGEKDELLEITDPANWKNIDRELRDFLVEKGPMKRVHEKYAFPKTAGIRRHFSHRYYKREMKNGDKQDRNWLLYSKVSDKVYCFCCKLFGRDQDAMQLSSTGFNDWRNIRIRLSQHETSHRHIVCMSKWMELELRLRKHLTIDKCLQKDINIEKNHWREVLLRIFSLVKNLAKQNLAFRGENEKIGQKNNGNFRVLLNRSATLIQSYESISDELKKVQLMIIKKIQEAKYFSVILDCTPDKSHKEQMSLIIRCVDVSMASTQVSEFFLTFVEVSDKSGEGLFELLCDTLVALNLNINDVRGQGYDNGCNMKGKHKGVQKKLLDINSRAFYTPCGCHSLNLPSHLKKRLNSLESFSGFTACFHHLQQGLKIRDALDYLAENCDDPKARSDADCLATSETHRIGGFEFLFGMVIWYNLLFTMNTVSKALQSENIDIELALVQLKGLVSYLQNYRETGFQEAKAEATLIAESMDIEPKFPVKRKRIIKRKRHFDEEMENDVETELLSEEENFKVRFEQFEEYGRIFRFLFDLRKLKSASDDGLKAACINLETSLKHGDSSDVDGNHLFLELKVLKELLPTEITKAIEVLNFLKKFEGCYPNTWIAFRVMLTVPVSVASAERSFSKLKLIKSYSRSTMSEERLNALAILSIERDLVGELDYISLMNDFAAKTARRSIFEIRDDDE
- a CDS encoding transmembrane protein, putative (DUF239) (Protein of Unknown Function (DUF239); FUNCTIONS IN: molecular_function unknown; INVOLVED IN: biological_process unknown; LOCATED IN: endomembrane system; CONTAINS InterPro DOMAIN/s: Protein of unknown function DUF239, plant (InterPro:IPR004314); BEST Arabidopsis thaliana protein match is: Protein of Unknown Function (DUF239) (TAIR:AT4G10220.1); Has 30201 Blast hits to 17322 proteins in 780 species: Archae - 12; Bacteria - 1396; Metazoa - 17338; Fungi - 3422; Plants - 5037; Viruses - 0; Other Eukaryotes - 2996 (source: NCBI BLink).), translating into MKMKLGYSLPVMCMILFCYILCCSLLMSHCHGVVEAAKALKSNEDLEIEQKLELINKHTVKIIKCTNGERYGCVDFYKQPGLDHSLMKNHTFHHKMRLMSYPEGSKIKKQTHINKTFGHFWKNGVGRPIGTVPILLVSKEALLKMKSFDGDNSNPQSSWSKTYKPTSSNGGHHFAVVRTTKGKPRRYNGVAMNINSFNPPVGPMEFSAGRMHFQIGNEFVQVGWTVHPQLYHDFNSRLFIYTNSGGHGCYNPLCPVGSGIILVSHEVTPGLLTKHNDFELSIIKDKIYGHWWLLMGNSSSSTWKEIGFWPTHRFKESFGTGVEWGGEVYSPASTSPPMGNSHFPKGSPKIDSYVRLITTWDENYGLDMVVKNTERFSNSCYKVKDAQSRFGQM
- a CDS encoding NEP-interacting protein, putative (DUF239) (Protein of Unknown Function (DUF239); INVOLVED IN: biological_process unknown; LOCATED IN: endomembrane system; EXPRESSED IN: central cell, male gametophyte; EXPRESSED DURING: L mature pollen stage; CONTAINS InterPro DOMAIN/s: Protein of unknown function DUF239, plant (InterPro:IPR004314); BEST Arabidopsis thaliana protein match is: Protein of Unknown Function (DUF239) (TAIR:AT4G10210.1); Has 656 Blast hits to 621 proteins in 25 species: Archae - 0; Bacteria - 13; Metazoa - 0; Fungi - 8; Plants - 635; Viruses - 0; Other Eukaryotes - 0 (source: NCBI BLink).), whose translation is MKMKLGCALPMTCMILACYIICGSLLMSHCHGVIKEAKTLKSNEDLEIEHKLKLINKPAFKIVKTINGERYGCVDFYKQPGLDHSSMKNHTFHHKMRMSYSEGSKMKRKTHRNTTFGHFWENGVGCPIGTVPIPRVTKDALLRMKSFDSDNSNPQSSWSKTYKPASSIDDHHFAVVRTTKGTRSYNGASMNINTFTPSVGPMQFSASRMHFQIGNEFIQVGWIVHPQLYHDFNSRIFVFTKSGGNACYNLFCPDGSGMILVRQDLTPGLLAEQKSIDFAIMKDKINGNWWLLMGTSWEEVGFWPSSRFKESSGTMVEWGGEVYSPSPPNPPMGNSHYPKGSPKVDSYVRLITTVDENYNTDKTVKNTERYSDSCYKVRDATETFWSHVGHLIIYGGPGCK